A DNA window from Paenibacillus andongensis contains the following coding sequences:
- a CDS encoding MGDG synthase family glycosyltransferase, translating into MNIIPKVLILTAGYGNGHLQASQALSEQFEQQGAKQVITLDLMKEGHPLLNTITVSLYKKSTQVARMGLDYYGWSYYLTREAEYDALINRSLNILGRKKLFQYIQQIRPDAVVNTFPFGATPEVCRTLGIGNFSVITDYALHSRWIHPKVDKYYVATEVLKELLMSKGFSKNQIQVSGIPIRKQFDEMKIDKQSVMLNNNKKKSILIMAGDYGISSYMEEIVLSLLAIGDYEITVICGRNEKIKHKLEDLQSFHPNLNVLGYVSNIHEYMSNTTCIVTKAGGLTLTEAISMRIPIFIFKPYAGQERENAIFLAEQGVASISNHAGELAAQIKGLIDTPLLHTEIKSRMLALKKTQAASVIVHDIMETIRQPISVSV; encoded by the coding sequence ATGAATATAATTCCCAAAGTTTTGATTTTGACTGCCGGGTATGGTAATGGACATTTACAGGCTTCTCAAGCTTTGAGTGAACAGTTCGAACAGCAGGGAGCTAAACAAGTTATCACTCTAGATCTCATGAAAGAAGGACATCCTTTATTAAATACGATTACTGTTTCTCTTTATAAAAAAAGTACACAAGTGGCTAGAATGGGACTGGATTATTATGGTTGGAGTTACTATTTGACAAGGGAAGCGGAGTATGATGCCCTGATTAATCGCTCTTTGAATATTTTGGGTCGGAAGAAATTATTTCAGTACATTCAACAAATACGACCAGATGCAGTAGTGAATACCTTCCCATTTGGGGCAACCCCTGAGGTGTGCAGGACACTTGGTATTGGCAACTTCAGTGTTATAACCGATTATGCTTTGCATTCCAGATGGATTCATCCCAAGGTAGACAAGTATTATGTCGCTACAGAGGTATTGAAGGAATTACTTATGAGTAAGGGTTTTTCGAAAAATCAAATCCAAGTCAGCGGCATTCCAATACGCAAACAATTCGATGAAATGAAAATAGACAAGCAATCTGTCATGTTAAATAACAATAAGAAAAAATCAATTTTGATTATGGCGGGCGATTATGGGATCTCGAGCTACATGGAAGAAATAGTTTTATCATTACTAGCCATTGGTGATTATGAGATTACGGTTATCTGTGGGAGAAATGAGAAGATCAAGCATAAATTGGAGGATCTTCAATCGTTTCATCCTAACTTGAATGTTCTCGGATACGTTAGTAATATCCACGAATATATGTCAAATACGACTTGTATCGTTACGAAAGCAGGAGGTCTAACTTTGACGGAAGCAATCTCCATGCGCATTCCAATTTTCATATTCAAACCATATGCAGGACAAGAGAGAGAGAACGCCATTTTTTTGGCTGAACAGGGGGTTGCTTCGATTTCAAATCATGCGGGTGAGCTTGCCGCTCAAATAAAAGGTTTGATTGATACCCCGTTGCTTCATACAGAGATTAAGAGTCGAATGCTTGCGCTAAAGAAAACTCAGGCGGCTTCTGTTATTGTGCATGACATCATGGAAACGATTCGTCAACCAATTTCTGTTTCCGTGTGA
- a CDS encoding PH domain-containing protein — MFKKFAADALGLSDIGKVINPSDFDKVDSDDYVMHEDGEKIFIIIKSKKDEYCFTNLALIHLDGDSAISSKRMLKRYSYHTNAISQVYLETAGTIDLDVEIKFVIGDVNFSIDVDKKQIEQIKDLYKALIKISETVAHNEDLFGYAKQSIVIAKEATGRITTQTTSPVAQFDAINESVYNWLKGKHSELKIKDFGYIFERYINN, encoded by the coding sequence TTGTTCAAGAAGTTTGCAGCAGATGCATTAGGTTTAAGTGATATTGGAAAGGTAATTAATCCAAGTGATTTTGACAAGGTAGATTCAGATGACTACGTCATGCATGAGGATGGCGAGAAGATTTTCATCATCATCAAATCGAAGAAGGACGAATACTGCTTTACTAACCTAGCGCTAATCCACCTTGATGGAGATAGTGCGATTAGCAGCAAGCGTATGCTGAAACGTTACAGCTACCACACAAATGCCATTTCTCAGGTGTATTTGGAAACTGCAGGAACGATCGATCTTGACGTTGAGATCAAGTTCGTTATCGGTGACGTCAACTTCTCGATTGACGTGGACAAGAAGCAAATTGAACAGATCAAAGACTTGTATAAAGCTTTAATTAAGATTTCCGAGACGGTAGCACATAACGAGGACTTATTTGGTTACGCGAAGCAAAGCATAGTTATTGCTAAAGAAGCGACAGGTCGTATTACAACTCAAACTACTTCCCCTGTAGCGCAATTCGATGCAATCAACGAATCAGTCTACAATTGGTTGAAGGGTAAGCACTCTGAGTTAAAAATTAAGGATTTCGGTTACATTTTCGAACGTTATATCAACAACTAA
- a CDS encoding GNAT family N-acetyltransferase, whose protein sequence is MTEVLFLNHITVRKAEKDDVVGLSDLFVEFIGQGSNLTAMKQQIEVLSANSNYYIAVAIDRDKVVGTSMGIVCYDLVGNCNPFLLIENVVVLPEYQGQGVGNLLMQTLEDFGIINHCNYVILVSESKRESSHKFYEAIGYSTDQRGFKKRLIKQV, encoded by the coding sequence ATGACGGAAGTGTTATTTTTGAATCATATTACGGTCAGAAAAGCGGAAAAAGATGATGTTGTTGGACTTTCCGATTTGTTCGTTGAATTTATTGGTCAAGGGTCTAATCTAACTGCTATGAAACAACAGATTGAGGTTCTTTCTGCTAACTCTAACTATTACATTGCCGTTGCCATCGACAGGGATAAAGTTGTTGGAACTTCTATGGGAATAGTTTGTTACGACCTTGTTGGTAATTGCAACCCTTTTCTATTGATAGAAAACGTTGTTGTACTGCCAGAATATCAAGGTCAAGGAGTTGGTAACCTACTCATGCAAACACTCGAAGACTTTGGAATTATTAACCATTGCAACTATGTTATACTGGTTTCTGAAAGTAAACGAGAATCATCACATAAATTTTACGAAGCAATCGGTTATTCAACCGATCAAAGAGGATTTAAAAAGCGATTGATTAAGCAAGTTTAA
- a CDS encoding class I SAM-dependent methyltransferase, with translation MTNGFFDVNMWEKAWKEDMTTGVNKMKGAGIDPTHSFDDKASKFNEQAFNEEGRLRTKRIMNWLEGQGVTFKDASILDIGAASGGFSVPFAERGAHVTSVEPCLPLVELLKGNIAGITNGNVEVVPEPFEDIDVLAKGWRNAFDIVFISMCPAIVDWESVEKVLSCARQFCYISLSAGPREHSLVNEILPLVTDQTLKTGHSEMAYLLHLLYLKGYSYGSLVTRETKFTEVTKETALQEVMSGLHMYNLPANERNREIVVDYLERTYSSDKIVIQQGGRFGKVLIQLQNQNMYTRENL, from the coding sequence ATGACAAACGGTTTTTTTGACGTAAACATGTGGGAAAAAGCTTGGAAGGAAGATATGACTACAGGAGTTAACAAAATGAAAGGAGCCGGAATTGATCCAACACATTCATTTGATGACAAAGCCAGTAAATTCAACGAGCAGGCGTTTAATGAAGAAGGAAGACTAAGAACAAAACGGATCATGAATTGGCTGGAAGGTCAAGGTGTTACCTTCAAGGATGCCTCCATTCTGGATATTGGAGCAGCCTCGGGTGGATTTTCAGTGCCATTTGCAGAGAGAGGGGCCCATGTTACCTCTGTAGAGCCTTGCCTTCCTTTGGTCGAGTTGCTAAAGGGAAATATAGCGGGCATAACCAATGGTAACGTTGAGGTTGTCCCGGAACCGTTTGAAGATATTGACGTCCTGGCAAAGGGCTGGAGGAACGCCTTTGATATTGTATTTATCTCCATGTGCCCGGCTATTGTTGATTGGGAGAGTGTGGAGAAGGTACTGAGCTGCGCACGGCAATTTTGCTATATTAGTCTGTCCGCGGGTCCCAGAGAGCACAGTTTGGTCAATGAAATTTTGCCTCTTGTCACCGATCAAACACTGAAAACCGGTCATTCGGAAATGGCCTATCTGCTCCATTTGTTGTATCTAAAAGGATACTCCTATGGGTCACTTGTGACTCGTGAAACGAAATTCACGGAGGTTACCAAAGAAACGGCACTCCAAGAGGTTATGAGTGGTCTACACATGTATAATCTACCTGCTAATGAAAGGAATCGGGAAATCGTAGTCGATTATTTAGAGAGAACGTACTCCTCAGATAAGATCGTTATCCAGCAGGGAGGCCGTTTTGGCAAGGTGTTGATTCAATTGCAGAATCAGAACATGTACACTAGAGAGAATTTGTAA
- a CDS encoding Rrf2 family transcriptional regulator, producing MKYSKATDYALHTMLYLVAASPNKPVGVQQLAERHEVSPTYLSKILTKLVKAGMIESISGANGGYRLKRNWENISFLDIIQAIEGSASLFDCSLNHGPECLIQQVVLSAEDKMEEHLRNQKMSELAKKMKIVL from the coding sequence TGCCCTTCACACCATGCTCTATCTAGTAGCAGCCAGTCCGAATAAACCTGTTGGTGTGCAGCAGTTGGCGGAGCGGCATGAGGTTTCCCCTACCTATTTATCCAAAATATTAACCAAGTTAGTCAAGGCGGGAATGATTGAATCTATATCAGGCGCCAACGGCGGATATAGGTTAAAACGGAATTGGGAAAACATTTCGTTCCTTGATATTATTCAGGCTATTGAAGGATCTGCATCTTTATTCGATTGTAGCTTGAATCATGGACCCGAATGCCTGATTCAGCAGGTGGTACTATCGGCTGAAGACAAGATGGAAGAACATTTGAGAAATCAGAAGATGTCTGAACTCGCCAAAAAAATGAAGATAGTTTTGTAA